GCTGGGCCGCGACAACCCGGCGGGCTTCATCGTGGAGGAGCTGGCGTTCGACGGCAGCAAGTTCTCCGGCGTGAAGCTGGTGCGCTCGGACACGCTCTACCGCGCGTCGTGCCTGGTGACGGCCACGGACTCCGGGGCGCTGCGCCGGCTGGTCACGGACAAGAAGCACAACCGCGGCCTGCTGGAGCACCTGGATCAATCCAACATCAAGTCGCTGCTCTTCAGCGTGAACTGGGTGGTGCCGGAGGCGGCGCTCCCGCGCGGCATGGGCGAGCTGGTGCTGGTGGACACCCAGGACGCGGAGCTGGGCCCGCTGCTCGTGCAGCAGCACCCTGCGCGCACCTCCGCGGGCACGGGGGGCAAGGACGTGGAGGGCGTGCGCGTGGTGTGCGCGGGCGCCTTCGTCCCGGCCACCGCGCGCGACGAGGGCGAGGAGCACCTCAAGGTGCTGGCCGAGCGCATCGACGCGCACCTGGACCGGCTGATGCCCTTCACGAAGCAGCACCGCGCGCTGCGCTCGGTCCCCTACCTGGACGCCGGGGGGGTGCGCGGCAGCCGGCTCATGCCCCACCCGCTCTACAGCTTCGAAACGGAAGCCTTCCTGGGCGTCACGGGGTTGAAGCAGCGCACGCCCGCGAAGAACGTGATCCTGGCCGGCCGCGAGGTGTTGCCCGGCCTGGGCCTGGAGGGCGAGCTGCTCGCGGGCATGCGCGCCGCGAGGCTGGTGCAGGACATGTTGAAGAAGAAGGATCCGCTCAAGGGATAGGCCCTCGGGTCGGATCCGGCTGGATTTCCGGCCTGTTTCTGGTAGGGTCCGCCGCTCTTTTATGGGCTGCTGTCGAACGCCCCAGTTTTCAAGGAGTTAGCAGTCATGGCGTGGAAGTGCGACCTCTGTGGGAAGCGTCCGCTGGTGGGTAACAACGTCAGCCACGCGAACAACAAGACCAAGAAGCGGACCCTGCCGAACCTGCAGAAGG
This genomic stretch from Corallococcus caeni harbors:
- a CDS encoding NAD(P)-binding protein, which gives rise to MSTSAAKLKLPSGPSRHVYDVIVLGSQVGGALAAALLAKRNHRVLLVEHDGMGPGYEHDGFVLPYAPFVAPPLKAMPAVEEALNELGLSTAIGRALRPHAPELQLVLPRNRVDLPGDAARRRAELTREFGEAGEGIQGALTGSAAQHEATDAFFKEGPQLPPDGFFDGWKLKGLIKDHPALEAAPRLAGEDPALSLVRGLLPFLVHLEKPSAPLAQTRALSQVLTAPSTYPGGMDALRDVLTRRLTELGGDVLGRDNPAGFIVEELAFDGSKFSGVKLVRSDTLYRASCLVTATDSGALRRLVTDKKHNRGLLEHLDQSNIKSLLFSVNWVVPEAALPRGMGELVLVDTQDAELGPLLVQQHPARTSAGTGGKDVEGVRVVCAGAFVPATARDEGEEHLKVLAERIDAHLDRLMPFTKQHRALRSVPYLDAGGVRGSRLMPHPLYSFETEAFLGVTGLKQRTPAKNVILAGREVLPGLGLEGELLAGMRAARLVQDMLKKKDPLKG
- the rpmB gene encoding 50S ribosomal protein L28, producing MAWKCDLCGKRPLVGNNVSHANNKTKKRTLPNLQKVRANVSGSIERVLACTRCIKAGKVTKAA